One region of Tamandua tetradactyla isolate mTamTet1 chromosome 6, mTamTet1.pri, whole genome shotgun sequence genomic DNA includes:
- the OSGIN2 gene encoding oxidative stress-induced growth inhibitor 2 isoform X1 gives MPVWCCRCSLAGHFRNYSDTETEGEIFNSLVQYFGDSLGRKVKAMPLVEETSLLEDSSLTLPVVIIGNGPSGICLSYMLSGYRPYLSSEAIHPNTVLHSKLEEARHLSIVDQDLEYLSEGLEGRSSNPVAVLFDTLLHPDADFGYDYPSVLHWKLEQHHYIPHLVLGKGPPGGAWHNMEGSMLTISFGNWMELPGLKFKDWASSKRRNLKGDRVMPEEIACYYKHYVKIMGLQKHFRENTYITSVSRLYRDHDENDGQDRDISTKQLQIEKSKFIKRNWEIRGYQRVADGSHIPFCLFAENVALATGTLDSPAHLEIEGEDFPFVFHSMPEFGAAISKGKFRGKVDPVLIVGSGLTAADAVLCAYNNNIPVIHVFRKRVTDSSLIFKQLPKKLYPEYHKVYHMMCTQSYSVDSSLLSDYTSFPEHHVLSFKSDMKCILQSISGLKKIFKLSAAVVLIGSHPNLSFLKEQGCYLGHNSSQLITCKGNPVEIDAYTYECVKEANLFALGPLVGDNFVRFLKGGALGVTHCLASRWKKKQHLFVERGGGDGIA, from the exons aaactatagTGACAcagaaactgaaggagagattttTAATTCCTTAGTGCAGTATTTTGGTGATAGTTTGGGGCGAAAAGTTAAGGCGATGCCATTAGTTGAAGAAACTTCTTTACTTGAGGACTCATCATTGACTTTGCCTGTGGTAATAATAG gaaaTGGACCTTCAGGAATATGCCTTTCTTATATGTTATCAGGCTACAGACCATATTTATCATCAGAAGCAATACATCCAAATACAGTCTTACATAGTAAATTAGAAGAAGCAAGACATCTTTCCATTGTTGATCAG GACTTAGAATATTTATCTGAGGGTCTTGAGGGCCGATCTTCCAATCCAGTTGCAGTACTTTTTGACACACTTCTTCATCCAGATGCTGACTTTGGGTATGATTATCCGTCTGTTTTGCACTGGAAATTAGAACAACATCATTATATACCTCACTTAGTTCTTGGTAAAGGCCCACCTGGTGGGGCTTGGCAT AATATGGAAGGCTCCATGCTGACAATCAGTTTTGGAAATTGGATGGAGCTCCCTGGACTTAAATTTAAGGATTGGGCATCTAGTAAACGAAG GAACCTAAAAGGGGATCGAGTTATGCCAGAAGAAATAGCTTGCTACTATAAACATTATGTAAAAATCATGGGTCTTCAGAAGCATTTCAGAGAGAATACTTATATAACCTCGGTATCAAGACTCTACAGAGATCATGATGAAAATGATGGTCAAGACAGAGATATTTCAACAAAGCAATTACAGATAGAGAAGTCAAAATTTATTAAGAGAAATTGGGAAATCAGGGGCTATCAGCGAGTAGCTGATGGTTCTCACATACCCTTCTGTCTCTTTGCTGAGAATGTAGCTCTGGCAACAGGAACATTGGATTCTCCTGCCCATCTGGAAATTGAAGGAGaagattttccttttgtgtttcatTCAATGCCTGAATTTGGAGCTGCTATAAGTAAAGGAAAGTTCCGTGGCAAGGTGGATCCAGTGTTAATTGTAGGTTCTGGGCTTACTGCAGCTGATGCAGTACTGTGTGCTTACAACAATAATATCCCTGTGATCCATGTATTTCGCAAACGAGTAACTGACTCAAGCTTaattttcaaacagcttcccaaaAAGCTTTATCCTGAATACCATAAAGTATATCATATGATGTGTACTCAGTCTTATTCTGTAGACTCAAGTCTTTTATCTGATTATACCAGTTTTCCTGAGCACCATGTGCTTTCCTTTAAGTCGGACATGAAATGCATTCTTCAAAGCATCTCTggattgaagaaaatatttaagctttctgcAGCAGTAGTGTTGATAGGTTCTCATCCTAATCTGTCTTTTCTGAAGGAGCAAGGATGTTACCTAGGCCATAACTCAAGCCAGCTAATCACATGTAAAGGTAATCCTGTGGAAATAGATGCATATACCTATGAGTGTGTTAAAGAAGCCAACCTATTTGCACTGGGTCCGTTGGTCGGAGACAATTTTGTTCGATTTTTAAAGGGAGGGGCCCTGGGTGTTACACACTGTTTAGCTTCAAGATGGAAGAAAAAGCAGCATCTATTTGTTGAAAGAGGTGGAGGAGATGGGATAGCTTAA
- the OSGIN2 gene encoding oxidative stress-induced growth inhibitor 2 isoform X2 translates to MPLVEETSLLEDSSLTLPVVIIGNGPSGICLSYMLSGYRPYLSSEAIHPNTVLHSKLEEARHLSIVDQDLEYLSEGLEGRSSNPVAVLFDTLLHPDADFGYDYPSVLHWKLEQHHYIPHLVLGKGPPGGAWHNMEGSMLTISFGNWMELPGLKFKDWASSKRRNLKGDRVMPEEIACYYKHYVKIMGLQKHFRENTYITSVSRLYRDHDENDGQDRDISTKQLQIEKSKFIKRNWEIRGYQRVADGSHIPFCLFAENVALATGTLDSPAHLEIEGEDFPFVFHSMPEFGAAISKGKFRGKVDPVLIVGSGLTAADAVLCAYNNNIPVIHVFRKRVTDSSLIFKQLPKKLYPEYHKVYHMMCTQSYSVDSSLLSDYTSFPEHHVLSFKSDMKCILQSISGLKKIFKLSAAVVLIGSHPNLSFLKEQGCYLGHNSSQLITCKGNPVEIDAYTYECVKEANLFALGPLVGDNFVRFLKGGALGVTHCLASRWKKKQHLFVERGGGDGIA, encoded by the exons ATGCCATTAGTTGAAGAAACTTCTTTACTTGAGGACTCATCATTGACTTTGCCTGTGGTAATAATAG gaaaTGGACCTTCAGGAATATGCCTTTCTTATATGTTATCAGGCTACAGACCATATTTATCATCAGAAGCAATACATCCAAATACAGTCTTACATAGTAAATTAGAAGAAGCAAGACATCTTTCCATTGTTGATCAG GACTTAGAATATTTATCTGAGGGTCTTGAGGGCCGATCTTCCAATCCAGTTGCAGTACTTTTTGACACACTTCTTCATCCAGATGCTGACTTTGGGTATGATTATCCGTCTGTTTTGCACTGGAAATTAGAACAACATCATTATATACCTCACTTAGTTCTTGGTAAAGGCCCACCTGGTGGGGCTTGGCAT AATATGGAAGGCTCCATGCTGACAATCAGTTTTGGAAATTGGATGGAGCTCCCTGGACTTAAATTTAAGGATTGGGCATCTAGTAAACGAAG GAACCTAAAAGGGGATCGAGTTATGCCAGAAGAAATAGCTTGCTACTATAAACATTATGTAAAAATCATGGGTCTTCAGAAGCATTTCAGAGAGAATACTTATATAACCTCGGTATCAAGACTCTACAGAGATCATGATGAAAATGATGGTCAAGACAGAGATATTTCAACAAAGCAATTACAGATAGAGAAGTCAAAATTTATTAAGAGAAATTGGGAAATCAGGGGCTATCAGCGAGTAGCTGATGGTTCTCACATACCCTTCTGTCTCTTTGCTGAGAATGTAGCTCTGGCAACAGGAACATTGGATTCTCCTGCCCATCTGGAAATTGAAGGAGaagattttccttttgtgtttcatTCAATGCCTGAATTTGGAGCTGCTATAAGTAAAGGAAAGTTCCGTGGCAAGGTGGATCCAGTGTTAATTGTAGGTTCTGGGCTTACTGCAGCTGATGCAGTACTGTGTGCTTACAACAATAATATCCCTGTGATCCATGTATTTCGCAAACGAGTAACTGACTCAAGCTTaattttcaaacagcttcccaaaAAGCTTTATCCTGAATACCATAAAGTATATCATATGATGTGTACTCAGTCTTATTCTGTAGACTCAAGTCTTTTATCTGATTATACCAGTTTTCCTGAGCACCATGTGCTTTCCTTTAAGTCGGACATGAAATGCATTCTTCAAAGCATCTCTggattgaagaaaatatttaagctttctgcAGCAGTAGTGTTGATAGGTTCTCATCCTAATCTGTCTTTTCTGAAGGAGCAAGGATGTTACCTAGGCCATAACTCAAGCCAGCTAATCACATGTAAAGGTAATCCTGTGGAAATAGATGCATATACCTATGAGTGTGTTAAAGAAGCCAACCTATTTGCACTGGGTCCGTTGGTCGGAGACAATTTTGTTCGATTTTTAAAGGGAGGGGCCCTGGGTGTTACACACTGTTTAGCTTCAAGATGGAAGAAAAAGCAGCATCTATTTGTTGAAAGAGGTGGAGGAGATGGGATAGCTTAA